One window of the Pirellulales bacterium genome contains the following:
- a CDS encoding sigma-70 family RNA polymerase sigma factor: MANAADRPTGAVGPELLGQLLDRHAAALELFARQWCRTPEDVVQQAFVQLARQRCVPDQVVTWLYRVVRNGAISAVRAEQRRRRHETAAAETVRSWFVPAEPPGFDAAAATAALEGLASDEREVIVAHLWGGLTFQQIAVVTGLSPSTAHRRYESGLKQLREKLTKSERDHVA, encoded by the coding sequence ATGGCGAACGCCGCGGATCGGCCGACTGGCGCTGTCGGGCCGGAGTTGCTCGGGCAACTGCTCGATCGCCACGCGGCGGCGCTGGAACTCTTCGCTCGCCAATGGTGCCGGACGCCTGAGGATGTGGTGCAGCAAGCGTTTGTCCAGTTGGCGCGGCAGCGATGCGTTCCCGATCAGGTCGTCACCTGGCTGTATCGCGTGGTTCGAAACGGGGCAATTTCCGCCGTGCGTGCCGAACAGCGGCGCCGTCGGCACGAGACGGCCGCGGCCGAGACCGTCCGCTCGTGGTTCGTTCCCGCGGAACCACCGGGCTTCGATGCCGCGGCCGCAACCGCGGCGTTGGAGGGATTGGCGAGCGACGAACGCGAAGTGATCGTGGCGCACCTCTGGGGCGGATTGACCTTTCAACAGATCGCGGTGGTGACGGGGCTGTCGCCGAGCACGGCCCATCGCCGATACGAATCCGGCTTGAAACAGTTGCGCGAAAAACTGACGAAATCGGAGCGAGACCATGTTGCCTGA